In Rhodopirellula islandica, one DNA window encodes the following:
- the infA gene encoding translation initiation factor IF-1, with the protein MGKKEEAFEVEGTVTQALANTRFRVQLETGNEVMAHVAGRMRKHFIRIVPGDKVRVELSPYDLTKGRIVYRER; encoded by the coding sequence TTGGGTAAGAAAGAAGAAGCTTTTGAAGTCGAGGGCACCGTTACACAAGCCCTCGCCAACACTCGCTTTCGTGTGCAATTAGAAACCGGCAACGAGGTCATGGCCCACGTTGCTGGTCGAATGCGGAAGCACTTCATCCGGATCGTTCCAGGCGACAAGGTTCGCGTGGAGCTTTCGCCATACGATTTGACCAAGGGTCGCATCGTTTACCGCGAACGCTGA
- the rpsI gene encoding 30S ribosomal protein S9, which yields MIAVKKDKINGDALGTGRRKSSVARVRVRPGSGKITINGKSIEDYFVNDQHRYAITEPLEAAGLTETVDLLIRVSGGGMTGQAGAVRMGLARALCSHDEALHDPMREGSFLTRDSRMKERKKPGLRGARRGVQFSKR from the coding sequence ATGATTGCAGTAAAAAAAGACAAGATCAACGGCGACGCACTGGGAACAGGACGTCGAAAAAGCAGTGTTGCCCGAGTACGCGTTCGTCCAGGCAGCGGAAAAATCACTATCAATGGTAAGTCGATCGAAGATTACTTCGTCAACGACCAACATCGCTACGCGATCACTGAACCCCTCGAAGCCGCTGGCTTGACCGAAACGGTCGACTTGCTGATTCGAGTTTCGGGAGGCGGCATGACCGGCCAAGCCGGCGCTGTCCGCATGGGCCTGGCCCGTGCTCTGTGCAGCCACGACGAGGCATTGCACGACCCGATGCGTGAAGGCAGCTTCCTGACGCGTGATTCACGCATGAAGGAACGTAAGAAACCAGGCCTTCGTGGTGCTCGCCGTGGCGTTCAGTTTAGCAAACGCTAA